The following coding sequences are from one Formosa haliotis window:
- a CDS encoding TonB-dependent receptor yields the protein MYVGNVFTTTDNISKYELDGYQISNIGLDYTFCNTFTLGGQLNNIWNENYQSVSSRYMPGRNYSIYLNINF from the coding sequence ATGTATGTAGGAAACGTATTTACAACTACAGATAATATTTCAAAATATGAATTAGATGGCTATCAAATCTCAAATATCGGATTAGATTACACCTTCTGTAACACCTTTACTTTAGGAGGACAGCTTAATAATATATGGAACGAAAACTACCAAAGTGTTTCTAGTAGATATATGCCTGGACGAAATTATTCAATTTACTTAAAT
- a CDS encoding TonB-dependent receptor plug domain-containing protein: MKQKLSLYFLISLCFSATLAAQTDAVQNLEEVLITTDSQLKTFSNTQSILVLSDSIISINKPSLTSLLNYNTPIYFKENGLGMVSSPSFRGTTAQQTAVIWNGININSQLNGQTDFNTLNTSDFNAISVRSGGGSVIYGSGAIGGSIHLNNAFDYSEGFKNTIHSRYGSFNTLLFNYKSNIVVNNLSANISISRNSSDNDYEFVDSDNYNRNGAYYNTSLNANISYRLNTKNILKLYSYAFDGERHFSLILPNETPTKYQDFNTRNLIEWNGFYNNIISKLKLAYITEDYKYFDNINTNSNAFGGVNSIIAKYDFTYTPSEKITLNAIADYTQNKGEGSSIDDEKRQIASFNLLYKHQLTTWFLYELGFRQELTDSYNSPFLYNLGLQIQISSPYYITINGSKNFRIPTFNDLYWEGSGNPDLKPETSYQAELGNHLKFKNINLSLTAYYNDITNMIRWLPNGSNWQPINTDHVITYGLEGLLQYTKTFNQHQITVNSTYAYTVSENQATNKQLIYVPYHKATASLGYSFKNISAFISLCM, from the coding sequence ATGAAACAAAAACTATCACTCTATTTTTTAATTTCCTTGTGTTTTTCAGCAACTCTTGCTGCGCAAACCGATGCGGTTCAAAATTTAGAAGAAGTTTTAATCACCACCGACTCGCAACTAAAAACATTTAGTAATACTCAATCTATTTTAGTCTTATCGGATAGTATCATCTCAATAAATAAGCCCTCTTTAACTTCGCTTTTAAATTATAACACACCTATTTATTTTAAAGAAAATGGTTTGGGCATGGTATCCTCACCTTCTTTTAGAGGCACAACTGCGCAACAAACCGCTGTTATTTGGAATGGGATAAATATAAATTCTCAGCTTAACGGACAAACAGATTTTAACACCTTAAACACTTCAGATTTTAATGCGATTAGCGTAAGAAGTGGTGGCGGTAGTGTTATTTACGGGAGTGGTGCGATTGGCGGAAGTATTCATTTAAATAATGCATTCGACTATTCTGAAGGTTTTAAAAATACCATACATAGCCGTTACGGAAGTTTTAATACCCTATTATTTAATTATAAAAGTAACATAGTGGTAAATAATTTAAGCGCCAATATTAGTATTAGTAGAAACAGCTCAGATAACGATTATGAATTTGTAGATTCCGATAATTATAATCGCAACGGCGCCTATTACAATACCAGTTTAAATGCTAATATTAGTTATAGATTAAACACCAAAAATATACTAAAATTGTATAGTTATGCTTTTGATGGGGAGCGCCATTTTTCTTTAATTCTTCCTAATGAAACGCCTACTAAATATCAGGATTTTAATACCCGAAATTTAATTGAATGGAATGGGTTCTACAATAACATAATATCGAAATTGAAACTAGCTTATATTACCGAAGATTATAAATATTTCGATAATATAAATACCAACTCGAATGCTTTTGGGGGTGTAAACTCTATAATCGCAAAATACGATTTTACCTATACCCCTTCAGAAAAAATAACGCTTAATGCGATTGCCGATTATACACAAAACAAAGGTGAAGGCTCAAGCATAGATGATGAAAAACGACAAATAGCAAGTTTTAATCTTCTTTACAAGCATCAATTAACCACGTGGTTTTTATACGAATTAGGTTTCAGGCAAGAGCTTACAGATAGTTATAACAGTCCGTTTTTATATAATTTAGGCCTACAAATTCAAATTAGTTCGCCTTATTATATCACGATTAATGGGTCTAAAAATTTTAGAATTCCAACCTTTAACGATTTGTATTGGGAAGGCAGTGGTAATCCCGACTTAAAACCAGAAACATCCTATCAAGCAGAACTAGGAAATCATCTTAAATTTAAAAATATAAACCTGTCGTTAACCGCCTATTATAACGACATTACAAATATGATTAGATGGCTACCAAACGGTTCTAATTGGCAACCTATTAATACAGATCATGTAATTACCTACGGTTTAGAAGGACTCCTACAGTATACAAAAACATTTAACCAACATCAAATAACCGTTAATAGCACCTATGCGTACACGGTTTCAGAAAACCAAGCTACCAATAAACAACTTATTTATGTGCCTTATCATAAAGCAACTGCAAGTTTAGGTTATAGCTTTAAAAATATATCTGCTTTTATCAGTTTATGTATGTAG
- a CDS encoding ABC transporter substrate-binding protein, which produces MSLQLKSLLLVFLVFVFSCKNEAKQVKEVQDPGVDLPLKHAKGFSVKTYKNYKVLEIYSPWPKAEKTYKFALVDRAFQDKVDLKSSDFEAVIPIPIERIVVTSTTHLPGLELLDEAHKLVGFPGTQYVSSEHIRHRIDNNEIRELGKNEGINTEVLLELRPELVMAFGVDGNNRALEQVKNANIPVMYNGDWVETSPLAKAEWIKLFGVLFKKEAQADQVYNIIETEYVNAKKLAATVSDKPSILSGAMHKDVWYLPNGTSAEAQLLQDANTNYLWKNTQGAGSLALNFETVFNKAKAADIWVNPSFYASLEDLKTANQHYSKFTAFKAKQIYTMANTKGETGGVLYYELGQSRPDLVLKDLIKICHPELLPDYELYFYQKLN; this is translated from the coding sequence ATGTCTTTACAGTTAAAATCTTTATTATTAGTCTTTTTAGTGTTTGTTTTCAGTTGTAAAAACGAAGCAAAACAAGTTAAAGAAGTTCAAGATCCAGGTGTTGATTTACCTTTAAAACACGCTAAAGGATTTTCTGTTAAAACGTATAAAAATTACAAAGTTTTAGAGATTTATAGTCCGTGGCCAAAAGCAGAAAAGACCTATAAATTTGCTTTGGTAGATAGAGCTTTTCAGGATAAGGTAGATTTAAAATCATCCGATTTTGAGGCGGTAATTCCAATTCCTATTGAGCGCATTGTAGTAACATCTACTACACATTTACCAGGATTGGAATTGTTAGATGAAGCGCATAAATTAGTTGGTTTTCCAGGCACTCAATATGTGTCTTCAGAGCATATTAGACATCGTATAGATAATAATGAAATTCGGGAACTTGGAAAAAACGAAGGTATAAATACCGAGGTGTTGTTAGAATTGCGACCTGAGTTAGTAATGGCTTTTGGTGTAGATGGGAATAATCGCGCTTTAGAGCAAGTAAAAAATGCAAATATTCCTGTGATGTACAATGGCGACTGGGTGGAAACATCTCCACTAGCCAAAGCCGAATGGATAAAACTTTTTGGTGTACTTTTTAAAAAGGAAGCCCAAGCCGATCAGGTTTATAATATTATAGAAACCGAATATGTAAACGCTAAAAAATTAGCAGCTACGGTAAGTGATAAGCCGAGTATTTTAAGCGGTGCTATGCATAAGGATGTGTGGTATTTACCTAACGGGACGAGTGCCGAGGCCCAATTGCTACAAGATGCGAATACCAATTATTTATGGAAAAACACACAAGGAGCAGGGAGTTTAGCGCTTAATTTTGAAACCGTTTTTAATAAAGCAAAAGCGGCAGATATTTGGGTAAACCCGTCGTTTTATGCAAGTTTAGAAGATTTAAAAACGGCGAATCAACATTATTCTAAATTTACTGCATTTAAAGCTAAGCAAATCTACACCATGGCAAATACTAAGGGTGAAACCGGTGGTGTTTTGTATTATGAATTGGGTCAATCTAGACCAGACTTGGTGTTGAAAGATTTAATTAAAATTTGTCACCCAGAATTACTTCCAGATTACGAACTTTATTTTTATCAAAAACTAAACTAA
- a CDS encoding FecCD family ABC transporter permease, with translation MPNQPKYKQAFFVLFVLLVCCFFINISLGSVSIPIRGVINSVFAHSSHESWTYIIQNYRLPKAVTAILVGSGLGVSGLLMQTLFRNPLAGPFVLGISSGASLGVALVILGSGLFGGVFAGILISKWSVVIAASLGSFLVLLAVLIVSSRVRDTMAILIIGLMFASITGAIVGVLSYFSSAEQLQRYVFWGFGSLGNLSWQELLVFGLIYSVGLVLSLASVKALNTLLLGENYAKSLGLHLKRSRLYIILATSLLAGTITAFAGPIAFIGLAIPHVARLVFNTSNHKILLPAVVLFGAIIMLICDTIAQIPNSDYTLPINAITSLVGAPMVIWLLVRKRNLMF, from the coding sequence TTGCCTAATCAACCCAAATATAAACAGGCCTTTTTTGTGCTTTTTGTACTGCTTGTATGTTGCTTTTTTATCAACATAAGTTTGGGGTCTGTTTCTATTCCTATACGAGGCGTTATTAATAGTGTTTTTGCGCATTCATCTCACGAATCATGGACTTATATTATTCAAAATTATAGATTACCAAAGGCTGTTACAGCCATATTAGTAGGGTCGGGATTGGGCGTGTCGGGCCTTTTAATGCAAACATTATTTAGAAATCCTCTTGCCGGACCTTTTGTTTTAGGCATAAGCTCTGGGGCAAGTTTAGGCGTGGCTTTAGTTATATTAGGGTCGGGCCTTTTTGGAGGTGTATTTGCCGGTATTTTAATTTCGAAATGGAGTGTGGTTATTGCAGCCAGTTTAGGTAGTTTTTTAGTTTTGTTGGCGGTACTTATTGTGTCTTCGAGGGTTCGCGATACCATGGCCATTTTAATTATAGGACTCATGTTTGCAAGTATTACAGGAGCCATTGTAGGTGTGTTATCTTATTTTAGTTCGGCAGAACAATTACAGCGCTATGTGTTTTGGGGCTTTGGGAGTTTAGGCAATTTATCTTGGCAAGAACTCCTTGTTTTTGGACTCATTTATAGTGTTGGTTTGGTTTTAAGTTTAGCTTCTGTAAAAGCCTTAAATACCTTGTTATTAGGCGAAAATTATGCCAAAAGTTTAGGCTTACACCTAAAGCGAAGCAGATTGTATATTATTTTAGCAACAAGTTTATTGGCAGGTACGATTACCGCGTTCGCAGGGCCGATTGCTTTTATAGGTTTGGCCATTCCGCATGTTGCGCGTTTGGTTTTTAATACGTCTAATCATAAAATATTATTACCGGCAGTGGTACTATTTGGGGCTATTATTATGTTGATTTGCGATACGATTGCTCAAATTCCGAATAGCGATTACACATTACCTATCAATGCAATTACCTCGTTGGTAGGCGCTCCAATGGTGATTTGGTTATTAGTACGGAAACGAAATTTAATGTTTTAA
- a CDS encoding ABC transporter ATP-binding protein, with translation MEENQKHIILRTEDLTIGYRSTSEKTIIAEHINITLGKGELVSLVGGNGIGKSTMLRTLTNTQPALSGQVFINNKAVVTYDALALAQVLSIVFTEKLTSKNLSVFELVALGRHPYTNWIGSLSDLDVEKINNALQLTHIEHLKHKKCFELSDGQLQKVMISRALAQDTDLIILDEPTTHLDMYHKAYVLKLLQRLTKETGKTILFSSHEIDLAIQLCDKMIVMTPEWVVSDSPCNLIEQGVFSTLFPDDLIKFDPSTGSFRVNK, from the coding sequence ATGGAAGAAAATCAGAAACATATAATTTTAAGAACGGAAGATTTAACCATTGGATATCGATCTACATCGGAGAAAACCATAATCGCGGAACATATAAATATTACCCTTGGTAAAGGAGAACTTGTTAGCTTAGTGGGAGGTAATGGTATAGGAAAATCTACGATGTTACGTACACTTACTAACACACAGCCAGCCTTAAGCGGTCAAGTTTTTATTAATAATAAAGCCGTAGTAACTTATGATGCTCTAGCTTTAGCACAAGTGCTTAGCATTGTATTTACTGAAAAATTGACCTCGAAAAATTTATCGGTTTTCGAATTGGTAGCCTTGGGGCGCCATCCTTATACCAATTGGATTGGAAGCCTATCTGACTTGGATGTTGAAAAAATTAATAATGCGTTGCAGTTAACGCATATTGAACATTTAAAGCATAAAAAGTGTTTTGAATTAAGCGATGGCCAACTTCAAAAAGTGATGATTTCTCGCGCTTTAGCTCAAGATACCGATTTGATTATTCTCGATGAACCTACCACGCATCTAGATATGTATCATAAAGCCTATGTTTTAAAATTGCTTCAACGCTTAACCAAAGAAACAGGAAAAACCATTTTGTTTTCGTCTCACGAAATTGATTTAGCCATTCAGCTTTGTGACAAAATGATAGTGATGACTCCAGAATGGGTGGTTTCAGATTCGCCATGTAACCTTATAGAACAAGGGGTGTTTTCTACATTATTCCCAGACGATTTAATTAAGTTTGATCCGTCAACAGGAAGTTTTCGGGTGAATAAATAG
- the rmuC gene encoding DNA recombination protein RmuC: MSDTIILLTSIGLSSAIGFFIGFTISKLKSKGEYGRLEERNAQLLQQYNDFKSDAAAQNLKQEEAFKAQLEDLQKYNAKIESDRESIRREKDFLNEAFTRKSTEFQNLQEQNVQRDKDMVKQQEQLRKDFELLAAKILEEKSEKFTHQNKENLKLILNPLHEKIQGFEKRVEESQKENIGMHSALKEQLLGLKDLNLQMSKEATNLTRALKGDSKMQGNWGELVLERVLEKSGLEKDREYFVQQHFTRPDGTRVLPDVVLHLPDNKRMIIDSKVSLVDYERFVNANEAERILHLKAHVNSIRRHVDQLSAKNYQDLYDIDSPDFVLLFIPIEPAFAVAINEDNALYNRAFEKNIVIVTPATLLATLRTVDTMWNNEKQQRNSLEIARQAGALYDKFEGLLKDLTGVGKKLDDAKKDYASAMNKLVDGRGNLVTSVEKLKKMGAKAKKQLPEAVLNRAINEEE, translated from the coding sequence ATGAGCGATACTATCATATTATTAACGTCTATAGGCCTTTCGTCTGCAATAGGATTTTTTATAGGATTTACCATTTCAAAATTAAAAAGTAAAGGGGAATATGGCCGATTGGAGGAACGAAATGCACAATTGCTTCAGCAGTATAATGATTTTAAATCCGATGCTGCTGCTCAAAATCTAAAGCAGGAAGAGGCATTTAAAGCACAGTTAGAAGACCTCCAGAAATACAATGCTAAAATTGAAAGTGATCGTGAAAGTATTAGACGAGAAAAGGATTTTTTAAATGAAGCGTTTACACGTAAATCTACCGAATTTCAAAATTTGCAAGAACAAAATGTACAGCGCGATAAAGATATGGTGAAGCAACAAGAACAACTCCGAAAGGATTTCGAGTTGCTTGCTGCTAAAATATTAGAAGAGAAGTCTGAAAAGTTTACCCATCAGAATAAAGAAAATCTAAAACTTATTTTAAATCCGTTGCACGAAAAAATTCAAGGTTTCGAGAAACGAGTAGAAGAATCTCAAAAGGAAAATATAGGTATGCATTCTGCCTTGAAAGAGCAATTGTTAGGATTAAAAGATTTAAACCTTCAAATGTCTAAAGAGGCAACCAATTTAACACGGGCTTTAAAAGGCGATAGTAAAATGCAAGGCAATTGGGGCGAATTGGTGCTTGAACGCGTGCTAGAAAAATCTGGTTTAGAGAAAGACCGCGAGTATTTTGTACAGCAACATTTTACACGTCCAGATGGTACACGTGTGTTGCCAGATGTGGTTTTACATTTGCCAGATAACAAACGCATGATTATAGATTCGAAAGTGTCGTTAGTGGATTATGAACGGTTTGTAAACGCCAACGAAGCCGAGCGTATATTGCATTTAAAGGCGCATGTAAACTCTATCCGCCGACATGTCGATCAGCTTTCAGCTAAAAATTATCAGGATTTATACGATATCGATTCGCCAGATTTCGTCTTGCTTTTTATTCCTATAGAACCTGCTTTTGCCGTTGCGATAAATGAGGATAATGCACTGTATAATCGAGCTTTCGAGAAGAATATCGTGATCGTTACGCCGGCGACCTTATTAGCCACGTTACGAACGGTGGACACCATGTGGAACAACGAAAAACAACAGCGAAATTCATTAGAAATTGCAAGACAAGCGGGAGCGTTATACGATAAATTTGAAGGCTTGTTAAAAGATTTAACTGGGGTGGGAAAGAAGTTAGACGATGCTAAAAAAGATTATGCGTCTGCCATGAATAAATTGGTAGATGGCCGAGGAAATTTAGTAACAAGTGTTGAGAAATTAAAAAAGATGGGCGCTAAAGCGAAAAAGCAATTGCCTGAAGCCGTTTTAAATCGGGCTATAAACGAAGAGGAATAA
- the purB gene encoding adenylosuccinate lyase, with protein MPITTLNAISPIDGRYRSKTNSLAPYFSEEALIKYRVQVEIEYFIALCEIPLPQLKDFNSNLFEDLRTIYKSFSTEDALSIKKIESVTNHDVKAVEYFIKEKFDALNISQYKEFIHFGLTSQDINNTAIPLSIKEALNNVYIPKFLALKEKLKDLAIEWKDVPMLARTHGQPASPTRLGKEVEVFVARLNQQYQLLETIPHAAKFGGATGNFNAHNVAYSHIDWKVFGRNFVQDVLGLHHSFPTTQIEHYDHMAALFDNIKRINNIFIDLDRDVWTYVSMDYFKQRIKKGEVGSSAMPHKVNPIDFENSEGNLGMANAVFEYLSSKLPVSRLQRDLTDSTVLRNIGVPFGHTLIGFESTLKGLNKLLLNTDKFAEDLENNWAVVAEAIQTILRREGYANPYEALKGLTRTNEKINQLSIANFIDTLEVSDAIKTELKAITPSNYTGI; from the coding sequence ATGCCAATAACAACACTTAATGCTATTTCACCAATTGATGGTCGTTACAGAAGTAAAACAAATTCACTAGCACCTTATTTTTCTGAAGAAGCTTTAATAAAATATAGAGTTCAAGTAGAAATTGAATATTTTATTGCGCTTTGCGAAATTCCATTACCGCAACTTAAAGATTTTAATAGTAATTTATTCGAAGATTTACGTACTATTTACAAGTCGTTTTCTACTGAAGATGCTTTGTCTATTAAAAAAATTGAAAGTGTAACTAATCACGATGTTAAAGCCGTAGAATATTTCATTAAAGAAAAATTCGATGCTTTAAACATTTCACAATACAAAGAGTTTATCCATTTCGGACTAACTTCTCAAGATATTAATAATACAGCTATTCCTTTAAGCATTAAAGAAGCTTTAAACAACGTTTATATCCCTAAATTTCTTGCACTAAAAGAGAAATTAAAAGATTTAGCGATTGAGTGGAAAGATGTACCAATGTTGGCAAGAACTCACGGCCAACCAGCTTCTCCTACACGTTTAGGAAAAGAAGTTGAAGTTTTTGTGGCACGTTTAAATCAGCAATATCAATTATTAGAAACTATTCCTCATGCTGCCAAATTTGGTGGAGCTACAGGGAATTTCAATGCTCATAATGTCGCTTATAGCCATATCGACTGGAAAGTTTTCGGACGTAACTTTGTACAAGATGTATTAGGATTACACCATTCATTCCCAACTACACAAATTGAGCATTACGACCATATGGCTGCTTTATTTGATAATATAAAGCGTATCAACAATATTTTTATCGATTTAGATCGCGATGTTTGGACCTATGTGTCTATGGATTATTTTAAACAACGTATTAAAAAAGGTGAAGTAGGAAGCTCTGCTATGCCACATAAAGTTAATCCAATCGATTTTGAAAATAGTGAAGGAAACTTAGGTATGGCAAATGCGGTTTTTGAATACCTTTCATCCAAATTACCTGTGTCTAGGTTACAACGTGATTTAACAGATAGTACGGTTTTAAGAAATATTGGTGTGCCATTTGGCCATACATTAATTGGCTTTGAATCGACTTTAAAAGGATTGAATAAATTACTTTTAAACACGGATAAATTTGCCGAAGATTTAGAAAATAACTGGGCAGTAGTGGCAGAAGCGATTCAAACTATTTTACGTCGTGAAGGCTATGCAAATCCTTATGAAGCTTTAAAAGGTTTAACACGAACAAACGAAAAAATCAATCAGTTGTCTATTGCAAATTTTATTGATACCTTAGAGGTATCAGATGCTATTAAAACAGAATTAAAAGCTATTACACCTAGTAACTATACAGGAATTTAA
- a CDS encoding adenylosuccinate lyase, whose amino-acid sequence MTTEQLYEQLNYVNHSRENRLKFASLVFEHPDLMPTLLDILFKIDDKISCKAAWVLEFACAEHLAIIYPYLDTFTAKMHTVHLDSAVRPVAKICEYLAKANTDKMNFYLRNALTPEIKERIISVCFDYLIKDEKVATKAYAMQTLYLFGKEYDWIYPELADILSRDYHVQSAAFKARARHILKKIKIP is encoded by the coding sequence GTGACTACAGAGCAACTTTACGAGCAATTAAATTATGTTAATCACTCCCGTGAAAACCGATTAAAATTTGCTTCCCTTGTTTTTGAACACCCCGATTTAATGCCTACGCTTTTAGACATTTTGTTTAAAATAGATGATAAAATATCGTGTAAAGCCGCTTGGGTTTTAGAATTTGCTTGTGCCGAACACTTAGCTATTATCTATCCTTATTTAGATACTTTCACTGCAAAGATGCATACTGTACATTTAGATTCTGCTGTACGTCCGGTGGCTAAAATTTGCGAATATCTAGCAAAAGCCAATACCGATAAAATGAACTTTTATTTAAGAAACGCTTTAACTCCAGAAATAAAAGAGCGTATCATTTCTGTGTGTTTCGATTATTTAATAAAAGATGAAAAAGTAGCCACAAAAGCCTACGCCATGCAAACTCTTTATTTGTTTGGCAAGGAATATGATTGGATTTACCCTGAACTCGCCGATATTTTAAGTCGTGATTATCATGTGCAAAGTGCTGCTTTTAAAGCACGAGCCAGACATATTTTAAAGAAAATTAAGATTCCGTAA
- a CDS encoding heme-binding domain-containing protein: MKSLKKILLLLLVLFVIAQFFGPEKNTGDLTSVEPFLEATNPPENVAAILKESCYDCHSSHTRYPWYSNITPVNYWLADHVNDGKKHFDFSKWNAYSVKKKDHKIEELIKMVEEKEMPLKSYTLAHSEAKLSASDIEAVKEWAEHVRIQLTLIPKPQ, encoded by the coding sequence ATGAAAAGTCTTAAGAAAATATTGTTACTACTATTGGTGCTGTTTGTAATTGCTCAGTTTTTTGGACCAGAAAAAAACACTGGAGATTTAACTTCGGTAGAACCTTTTCTTGAAGCTACGAATCCGCCCGAAAATGTTGCAGCTATTTTAAAAGAAAGCTGTTACGATTGCCATAGCAGTCATACACGATACCCATGGTATAGTAATATTACACCCGTAAATTATTGGTTGGCAGACCATGTTAACGATGGTAAAAAACATTTTGATTTTAGTAAGTGGAATGCTTATTCTGTAAAGAAAAAAGATCATAAAATTGAAGAATTAATTAAGATGGTTGAAGAAAAAGAGATGCCATTAAAATCGTATACGCTGGCACATAGCGAAGCTAAATTATCGGCTTCAGATATAGAAGCGGTAAAAGAATGGGCAGAACATGTGCGTATTCAGTTAACTTTAATTCCGAAGCCACAATAA
- a CDS encoding glycosyltransferase, whose amino-acid sequence MTNILIIGFVWPEPKSSAAGSRMMQLIEAFKINKAQITFASPSSKSEQAVSLKELGIAEQHIVLNDTSFDQFIKELQPDVVMFDRFMMEEQFGWRVTEQCPDAIKILDTEDLHCLRKGRQQAYKEKTEFNDRYLFNDIAVREIASIYRCDLSLMISEVEIDLLKTKFNVPSNLLVYVPFLFEDLPVEDQNKLPNFQDRQHVVTIGNFLHEPNYQSVLYLKQTLWPLIKTKLPKAELHIYGAYASQKVNQLQNIKERFFIKGFANDVNEVMKHARICVAPLVFGAGLKGKLTDAMAHGTPCAMSTIAAEGMFGNMEPNGFIEDDAEQFALKVSELYTNETLWKEKQYFGFKNYNSRFNKSYFQQQFLERVHQVQKQLEIHRLTNFTGTMLQHHSMQSTKFMSRWIEEKNKQH is encoded by the coding sequence ATGACCAACATATTAATTATTGGTTTTGTTTGGCCAGAGCCTAAATCGTCTGCTGCCGGAAGTCGGATGATGCAACTTATTGAAGCCTTTAAAATTAATAAAGCGCAAATCACTTTTGCGAGTCCAAGTAGTAAAAGCGAACAAGCCGTATCATTAAAAGAATTAGGTATTGCCGAGCAACATATTGTTTTAAACGATACCAGTTTCGACCAATTTATAAAGGAATTACAACCCGATGTTGTGATGTTTGATCGCTTTATGATGGAAGAACAATTTGGGTGGCGAGTTACCGAACAGTGTCCAGATGCTATAAAAATATTAGATACAGAAGATTTACATTGTTTAAGAAAAGGGCGCCAGCAAGCCTATAAAGAAAAAACAGAATTTAATGATCGCTATTTATTTAATGACATTGCGGTTAGAGAAATTGCAAGCATTTACAGGTGCGATTTGAGTTTAATGATTTCTGAAGTTGAAATAGATCTTTTAAAAACCAAATTTAATGTGCCATCAAATCTTTTGGTTTATGTTCCTTTTTTATTCGAAGATTTACCAGTAGAAGATCAAAATAAACTACCTAATTTTCAAGATCGTCAACATGTAGTAACGATTGGTAATTTTTTACATGAGCCCAATTACCAATCGGTTTTGTATTTAAAACAAACGCTTTGGCCACTTATAAAAACAAAATTACCAAAAGCAGAGCTTCATATTTATGGGGCTTATGCCTCACAAAAAGTAAATCAGTTACAAAATATTAAGGAACGTTTTTTTATTAAAGGTTTTGCTAATGATGTTAATGAGGTGATGAAACATGCCAGAATTTGTGTGGCGCCATTGGTGTTTGGTGCAGGATTAAAAGGGAAATTAACCGATGCTATGGCACACGGAACGCCTTGTGCCATGTCTACAATTGCGGCAGAAGGCATGTTTGGCAATATGGAACCCAATGGTTTTATAGAAGATGATGCCGAGCAATTTGCATTAAAAGTTTCAGAATTATACACTAATGAAACCCTTTGGAAAGAAAAACAATATTTCGGATTTAAAAATTATAATTCTCGATTTAATAAGTCGTATTTTCAACAACAGTTTTTAGAGCGTGTACATCAGGTTCAGAAACAATTAGAAATTCATCGTTTGACTAACTTTACTGGAACCATGCTACAACATCACAGCATGCAAAGTACTAAGTTTATGTCGCGATGGATTGAAGAAAAAAATAAACAACATTAG